A genomic window from Arthrobacter globiformis includes:
- a CDS encoding pyridoxamine 5'-phosphate oxidase family protein — translation MMFNHADGDPILVLDEGQCWQLLEGTTHGRLVVTVAGEPDIFPVNYVTSRRKLYFRTAPGNKLAQVTINDRVLFETDGIMSDQAWSVVLRGTARVLSKSAEIAEAEELGLSSWVPTLKDFYVEIDPGSVSGRHFQFGEQPERDF, via the coding sequence ATGATGTTCAACCACGCCGACGGCGATCCCATCCTGGTCCTCGACGAAGGGCAGTGCTGGCAGCTTCTGGAGGGCACCACGCACGGCCGCTTGGTGGTCACCGTGGCGGGCGAGCCGGATATCTTCCCCGTCAACTACGTGACGAGCCGGAGGAAGCTGTACTTCCGCACAGCGCCCGGCAACAAGCTCGCCCAGGTGACCATCAACGACAGGGTCCTGTTCGAGACGGACGGAATCATGTCGGACCAGGCGTGGTCGGTGGTGCTCCGCGGCACGGCCCGCGTCCTGAGCAAGTCGGCGGAGATTGCCGAGGCCGAAGAGCTGGGGCTCTCGTCCTGGGTGCCCACGCTGAAGGACTTCTATGTGGAGATCGATCCCGGATCCGTGAGCGGCCGGCACTTCCAGTTTGGCGAACAGCCGGAGCGCGATTTCTAG
- a CDS encoding 5-methylcytosine restriction system specificity protein McrC has protein sequence MDELSGGTVEKLDPDSAAFLNSSGLAKATPMGMGLFRIEPVGMVGSVRTPLVQLDVRPKDRLGLSRLLFLLSYAGDQGFRDDTVAADEDAELWSALAASLVQLAERALQRGVLQGYVTVDDSLRTVKGRIRISDQISRRPGMLVPLEVSYDEFTEDIPENQILRTALDRMSRVPGVRPDVLSRLRQLKGKLDGVTLLHAGAPLPPWQASRMNLRYHGALRLSEVVLRNASAEAGEGKQQTASFVVDMGKVFEDFVGAALRRAMAAFPGEMRLQYNAMLNEAVRDSDRLTVRPDAVHLLGGRPVVVYDAQYRAGTDQGASLSADHFQMLAYCTALRVPTAWLVYAGAGEVKLRRILNTDIDIVEFPVDLSRPPSEILAAVADLAKQSWGEVVRQASLGR, from the coding sequence CTGGACGAGCTCTCCGGCGGCACCGTGGAGAAGCTCGACCCGGACAGCGCCGCGTTCCTCAACTCCAGCGGCCTGGCCAAGGCGACGCCCATGGGCATGGGACTGTTCCGGATCGAACCCGTCGGCATGGTGGGGTCGGTGCGCACTCCGCTGGTGCAGCTGGACGTGCGGCCCAAGGACCGGCTCGGGCTGAGCCGGCTGCTTTTCCTGCTGAGCTACGCCGGGGATCAGGGCTTCCGCGACGATACCGTTGCGGCCGACGAAGATGCCGAGCTGTGGAGCGCCCTGGCGGCGTCACTGGTGCAGCTCGCCGAACGGGCACTGCAGCGCGGCGTCCTGCAGGGCTACGTCACTGTCGATGATTCGCTCCGGACGGTCAAGGGCCGCATCCGCATTTCGGACCAGATATCGCGCCGGCCCGGGATGCTCGTGCCCCTGGAGGTGTCCTACGACGAGTTCACCGAGGACATCCCGGAAAACCAGATCCTGCGTACCGCGCTGGACCGCATGTCCCGCGTCCCGGGAGTGCGCCCCGATGTGCTGAGCCGCCTGCGGCAGCTGAAGGGAAAGCTCGACGGCGTCACCCTCCTCCACGCCGGCGCTCCGCTTCCGCCGTGGCAGGCCAGCCGGATGAACCTCCGCTATCACGGTGCATTGAGGCTCTCCGAGGTGGTCCTGCGCAATGCGTCCGCCGAGGCGGGGGAGGGCAAGCAGCAGACGGCGTCGTTCGTCGTCGATATGGGCAAGGTCTTCGAGGACTTCGTCGGCGCGGCACTGCGCCGGGCCATGGCGGCCTTCCCCGGCGAGATGAGGCTGCAGTACAACGCGATGCTGAACGAGGCAGTCCGGGATTCGGACCGGCTGACTGTCCGCCCGGATGCCGTGCACCTGCTGGGCGGCCGGCCGGTGGTGGTGTACGACGCGCAGTACCGGGCCGGTACCGACCAGGGCGCCTCGCTTTCGGCAGACCACTTCCAGATGCTGGCCTACTGCACGGCTTTGCGCGTGCCCACGGCCTGGCTGGTCTACGCCGGGGCGGGGGAGGTGAAGCTGAGGCGGATCCTCAACACCGATATCGACATCGTGGAATTCCCCGTGGATCTTTCCCGTCCGCCGTCGGAGATCCTGGCTGCCGTGGCCGACCTTGCGAAGCAGTCCTGGGGAGAAGTGGTGCGCCAGGCGAGCCTCGGGCGCTAG
- a CDS encoding acyl-CoA thioesterase: protein MRWGDMDAYGHINNVEIVRMLEEARIAAFGPPAGAGLPGIDPHVSLFNDVPQGTMALVVDHRIRYVKTLEYRNVPAAVQVWVGAVKGASFDIHYLVQDPVTGDDCVKASSHLAFVDEATGRVLRLTPKQKQLLEPFQERKEH from the coding sequence ATGCGCTGGGGGGACATGGACGCCTACGGGCACATCAACAACGTGGAGATCGTCCGCATGCTGGAGGAGGCGCGCATCGCCGCCTTCGGCCCGCCCGCCGGTGCCGGGCTCCCCGGGATCGATCCACACGTGTCGCTGTTCAACGACGTTCCGCAAGGGACCATGGCACTGGTGGTGGACCACCGCATCCGGTACGTGAAGACCCTCGAATACCGCAACGTTCCGGCGGCGGTCCAGGTGTGGGTCGGCGCCGTCAAGGGTGCGAGCTTCGACATTCACTACCTTGTGCAGGACCCCGTAACTGGCGACGATTGTGTGAAGGCCTCAAGCCATTTGGCCTTCGTCGATGAAGCCACCGGAAGGGTACTTCGGCTGACTCCGAAGCAGAAGCAGCTGCTGGAGCCCTTCCAGGAGCGCAAGGAGCATTGA
- a CDS encoding TetR/AcrR family transcriptional regulator, protein MRERIVDASYDLFASRGVRDVGINELISCSGVAKATFYRHFASKDELVLAFLEKRDQVWTVNAIMGEARRRADTPEQQLLAIFDVFSDWFHRTDFEACSFINVLLEMGASHPLGRASIDYLARIRGHVKQLADEAGLQRTDDFSRSWHILMKGSIISAAEGDLEAAHRARRLAGWLIEDHRT, encoded by the coding sequence ATGCGCGAACGGATCGTTGACGCCTCCTATGACCTTTTCGCCAGCCGCGGTGTCCGGGACGTCGGCATCAACGAACTCATCAGCTGTTCCGGGGTCGCAAAGGCCACGTTCTACCGCCATTTCGCTTCCAAGGACGAGCTCGTGCTCGCGTTCCTGGAGAAGCGCGACCAGGTATGGACGGTCAACGCCATCATGGGGGAGGCGCGGCGCCGGGCGGACACTCCCGAGCAGCAGCTACTGGCCATCTTCGATGTCTTCTCCGACTGGTTCCACCGCACCGACTTTGAGGCCTGTTCCTTCATCAACGTGCTGCTGGAGATGGGCGCCTCGCATCCGCTGGGACGGGCCAGCATTGATTACCTCGCCAGGATCCGTGGTCACGTAAAGCAGCTCGCGGACGAGGCAGGGCTGCAGCGGACCGACGATTTCTCCCGCTCCTGGCACATCCTGATGAAGGGCTCGATCATCTCTGCCGCGGAGGGGGACCTTGAGGCAGCCCATCGGGCCCGCAGGCTGGCCGGCTGGCTGATTGAGGACCACCGGACGTAA
- a CDS encoding response regulator transcription factor: MGDTRVGLVIEDDHDIRELVRVVLTQAGFEVRAASSGAEGVLAARELDPAVITLDLGLPDIDGFEVARQIRQFSDAYIVMLTARAEELDTLIGLESGADDYLTKPFRPRELRARVAAMMRRPRSTPDLAEEGGSPAAAADEGRKYTHNGLDLSYDSRTVAVDGQELSLTRTEFDLLHALLEAGRMVRTKADLVRRLRDEPYDVGSYISEADERSVEVHMGNLRKKLGDSAQNPRWLQTVRGVGYRLAPAEN, translated from the coding sequence ATGGGTGATACACGCGTGGGACTGGTCATCGAGGATGATCACGATATTCGCGAATTGGTTCGTGTTGTTCTGACGCAGGCCGGTTTTGAGGTGCGTGCCGCAAGCAGCGGAGCCGAGGGCGTCCTGGCCGCCAGGGAACTGGACCCGGCGGTCATCACGCTCGACCTCGGACTGCCGGATATCGACGGCTTCGAGGTGGCCCGGCAGATCCGCCAGTTCTCCGATGCCTACATCGTCATGCTCACTGCCCGTGCGGAAGAGCTGGATACCCTGATCGGCCTTGAGTCGGGCGCGGACGATTACCTCACCAAGCCGTTCCGTCCGCGTGAGCTGCGTGCCCGCGTTGCGGCCATGATGCGGCGTCCGCGTTCGACGCCGGATCTCGCCGAGGAGGGCGGCTCACCTGCCGCCGCCGCGGACGAGGGGCGTAAGTACACCCACAACGGCCTCGACCTAAGCTACGACTCCCGGACCGTGGCAGTTGATGGCCAGGAGTTGAGCCTGACCCGCACCGAGTTCGACCTGCTGCATGCCCTGCTGGAGGCGGGCCGCATGGTCCGTACCAAAGCGGACCTGGTGCGCCGGTTGCGGGACGAACCGTACGACGTCGGAAGCTACATCAGCGAGGCGGACGAGCGGTCCGTTGAGGTGCACATGGGCAACCTGCGCAAGAAACTCGGCGATTCGGCACAGAACCCGCGCTGGCTGCAGACTGTCCGTGGCGTGGGATACCGGCTGGCTCCGGCTGAGAACTGA
- a CDS encoding ABC transporter ATP-binding protein, which produces MSADKKGTSLNPAESSTGAQAANEAAVLEDDDFVEEEYKPGEADGGMFGAMPAKKAQQFWPSAKRLMGLLKPEAAGIYVVVGMVIVSVILNVIAPKVLGQAMDVIFGGVVGKQLPSGVSKDQFVEGLRAQGQNNFADMVSRMELVPGTGIDFQKLTVLISAVLLMYFVANIFLWLQGYVLNRIVMKVIRQLRDDTEKKLNRLPLNYFDTRQRGDVLSRVTNDVDNVQQALQQAFAQLISSLLTVIGIVIMMFIVSWQLALIALIALPLSGAAAGMIGARSQKLFAAQWKNTGELNGQIEESFSGHDLVRVFGRDADMLERFEERNEALYKASFGAQFVSGIIFPVMQFVSYLSYVGIAVVGGLRVASGSMSLGDATAFIQYSREFTQPLGQMAGMANMLQSGVASAERVFEFLDADEQDAETATQHLPAKTDGHVEFRDATFSYTPDKPLIENLSFTAEPGHTVAIVGPTGAGKTTLVNLVMRFYELNSGAITLDGVDVTQLSRAELRSKVGMVLQDAWLFGGTIYDNIRYGKLDATEDQVMAAAKATFVDRFVRALPDGYDTVIDEEGNNVSAGEKQLITIARAFVANPSLLILDEATSSVDTRTELLVQKAMAALRTDRTSFVIAHRLSTIRDADTILVMENGKIVEQGNHQTLLAAEGAYYRLYMSQFAGADAEETPVDDSTAVHS; this is translated from the coding sequence ATGAGCGCCGACAAGAAGGGCACCAGCCTGAACCCCGCTGAGAGCTCCACGGGTGCCCAGGCAGCAAACGAAGCCGCCGTTCTTGAGGACGACGACTTCGTCGAGGAGGAATACAAGCCGGGCGAAGCCGACGGTGGCATGTTCGGCGCAATGCCCGCCAAGAAGGCCCAGCAATTCTGGCCGTCCGCCAAGCGGCTCATGGGCCTGCTGAAACCGGAAGCCGCCGGCATCTACGTCGTCGTCGGCATGGTGATCGTTTCCGTGATCCTCAACGTCATTGCGCCCAAGGTGCTGGGCCAGGCCATGGACGTCATCTTCGGCGGTGTGGTGGGCAAACAGTTGCCCTCCGGTGTCAGCAAGGACCAGTTCGTCGAGGGGTTGCGGGCGCAGGGCCAGAACAACTTCGCGGACATGGTCTCCCGGATGGAGCTGGTGCCCGGAACCGGCATCGATTTCCAGAAGCTGACCGTCCTGATTTCGGCCGTGCTGCTGATGTACTTCGTGGCCAACATTTTCCTGTGGCTCCAAGGCTACGTCCTCAACAGGATCGTCATGAAGGTGATCCGGCAGCTCCGCGACGATACGGAAAAGAAGCTCAACCGGCTGCCGCTGAACTACTTCGACACCCGCCAGCGCGGTGACGTGCTCTCCCGGGTGACCAACGACGTCGACAACGTCCAGCAGGCACTGCAGCAGGCGTTCGCCCAGCTCATCAGCTCCCTGCTGACCGTGATCGGCATCGTCATCATGATGTTCATCGTCTCGTGGCAGCTGGCACTGATCGCCCTCATCGCCCTGCCGCTGTCCGGCGCCGCGGCCGGCATGATCGGCGCACGCAGCCAGAAGCTGTTCGCAGCGCAGTGGAAGAACACCGGTGAGCTGAACGGCCAGATCGAGGAGTCCTTCTCCGGGCATGACCTGGTGCGGGTCTTCGGCCGCGACGCCGACATGCTGGAGCGCTTCGAGGAGCGCAACGAGGCCCTGTACAAGGCCAGCTTCGGCGCGCAGTTCGTGTCCGGCATCATCTTCCCCGTGATGCAGTTCGTCTCCTACCTCAGCTACGTCGGCATCGCGGTCGTGGGCGGCCTGCGGGTCGCTTCGGGCAGCATGAGCCTGGGCGACGCCACCGCCTTCATCCAGTACTCGCGCGAGTTCACCCAGCCGCTGGGGCAGATGGCGGGCATGGCCAACATGCTGCAGTCCGGCGTGGCGTCCGCCGAGCGCGTGTTCGAGTTCCTGGACGCGGATGAGCAGGACGCCGAGACCGCCACGCAGCACCTGCCGGCCAAGACCGACGGCCATGTGGAGTTCCGGGACGCCACGTTCAGCTACACGCCGGACAAGCCGCTGATCGAAAACCTGTCCTTCACCGCGGAGCCGGGGCACACCGTGGCCATCGTCGGTCCCACCGGCGCTGGCAAGACCACCCTGGTGAACCTGGTCATGCGCTTCTACGAGCTCAACTCGGGTGCCATCACGCTCGACGGCGTGGACGTCACCCAGCTGAGCCGGGCCGAGCTGCGCTCCAAGGTGGGCATGGTGCTGCAGGACGCCTGGCTCTTCGGCGGCACCATCTACGACAACATCCGGTACGGCAAGCTGGACGCCACCGAGGACCAGGTCATGGCGGCGGCCAAGGCCACGTTCGTGGACCGCTTCGTCCGGGCGCTGCCCGACGGGTACGACACCGTCATCGACGAAGAAGGCAACAACGTCAGCGCCGGCGAAAAGCAGCTCATCACCATCGCCCGCGCCTTCGTGGCCAACCCGTCGCTGCTCATCCTGGACGAGGCCACCAGTTCGGTGGACACCCGCACCGAACTCCTGGTGCAGAAGGCCATGGCTGCGCTGCGCACGGACCGGACCAGCTTCGTCATCGCGCACCGCCTGTCGACGATCCGCGACGCCGACACCATCCTGGTCATGGAGAACGGCAAGATCGTGGAGCAGGGCAACCACCAGACCCTCCTTGCCGCCGAAGGCGCCTACTACCGGCTGTACATGTCGCAGTTCGCCGGCGCGGATGCGGAGGAAACGCCCGTGGACGATTCGACGGCGGTGCACAGCTGA
- a CDS encoding DUF6318 family protein: MTSRTCISERLRLPVISAVAVSVLALAGCSGGGDPQAGPTATAVASPAASGSGAAAATPSATATPKPVYKPADAKGRAQNVPVPVKPALADRNTKEGLEAFAKYWYALLNYGFETGDLSSWAKLTSTSCEFCNLLQNSVAVGYKEGRWQAGGRLSARSAEARFKPGAASQQVVVQVIQEKTHYYKADKSVGRSPAPGSNTASVVVAKYADGHWAVSDLHLIQ, from the coding sequence ATGACTTCTCGTACCTGCATTTCTGAACGCCTCCGTCTGCCTGTGATTTCCGCTGTCGCTGTGTCCGTCCTTGCGCTCGCCGGCTGCAGCGGTGGCGGAGATCCCCAGGCCGGTCCAACTGCCACTGCCGTCGCCTCGCCAGCTGCGTCTGGTTCCGGGGCGGCAGCCGCCACGCCTAGTGCAACCGCTACGCCCAAACCCGTCTACAAGCCGGCCGACGCGAAGGGGAGGGCGCAGAACGTGCCGGTGCCGGTCAAGCCAGCCCTAGCGGATAGGAACACGAAGGAGGGGCTGGAGGCGTTTGCCAAGTATTGGTACGCCTTGCTGAATTACGGCTTCGAGACGGGTGACTTGTCATCCTGGGCAAAGCTAACTTCGACTTCCTGTGAGTTTTGCAACCTGCTCCAAAACAGTGTCGCAGTCGGCTACAAGGAGGGACGTTGGCAGGCTGGCGGCCGCCTTTCCGCTCGGTCTGCCGAGGCGAGGTTCAAGCCGGGGGCGGCAAGTCAGCAGGTTGTAGTGCAGGTGATTCAGGAGAAAACGCACTACTACAAAGCAGATAAAAGCGTCGGAAGAAGTCCTGCTCCTGGCTCGAATACTGCTTCTGTGGTTGTAGCGAAATATGCCGATGGCCATTGGGCTGTTTCCGACCTCCACCTTATTCAGTAG
- a CDS encoding very short patch repair endonuclease → MADRLTPEQRSWNMSRIRGKNTKPELLVRSLLHAKGYRYRLHGASRGIKLPGNPDLVFAGRRKVIFVNGCFWHFHDCKVGQHAPKANAQFWETKRARTRDRDASQRRQLENDGWEVLTVWECELRDLSAVEKQLELFLTAG, encoded by the coding sequence ATGGCGGACCGGCTGACACCTGAGCAGCGCAGCTGGAACATGTCCCGGATCCGGGGCAAGAACACCAAGCCCGAACTGCTCGTGCGTAGCCTCCTGCACGCCAAGGGCTACCGGTACCGCCTGCACGGCGCCTCGCGCGGCATCAAGCTGCCCGGCAACCCGGATCTCGTCTTCGCCGGACGGCGCAAGGTCATCTTCGTCAATGGCTGCTTCTGGCATTTCCATGACTGCAAGGTGGGCCAGCACGCGCCCAAGGCCAATGCCCAATTTTGGGAAACGAAACGCGCCCGCACCCGGGACCGCGATGCCAGCCAGCGCAGGCAACTGGAAAACGACGGCTGGGAGGTACTCACCGTCTGGGAGTGCGAACTCAGGGACCTGTCCGCCGTCGAGAAACAGCTGGAGCTGTTCCTCACGGCGGGCTGA
- a CDS encoding McrB family protein — MTPAPKPAMSRALGISKEIEDAAWFVLGAGLQGKPSALDGRTQTWTAEAAAELLERLERGVADAKAPMMTNLRHNLADASPSAKQLAVELLFLQSLPLAHEVKSLKVKRARVAEAASWLEPPLELPEELYKGMTDHGVIRDRTAEFNWTIWDHLKWLCRFVQHVDRQSTAEIGKALKDPLAFHLLAAGTPDDQPAIRRSIEYLAWPSYFEPVVADIERQEIRDAFASLVGGAKGDSEEEITADIRRIRLHLDEQAGQRIDWYARQLVSQWRKVGDPGRRAWLLRTHHDNAELLATWQAEEKVTLDVEHLRLLDAGVTAGLVQHAVDEDYKHLGYVEREDTKTAVFAFLTVMKPGDLALYQNAGAVRIGVVLGEPDHNGDSRRMRRKVRWFDEAHAMTDLPRHIQRQLATPGIVVDVTRVVQALQALLPAEAETEPDADTSPATVALPVLGGFRPVTREFADSLHMEVEPLQEIADLLEENRQLVLYGPPGTGKTYLAKHLAAELAQDSTDERVKLVQFHPSYAYEDFFEGYRPDKTDEGQVSFKLVAGPLRRLAEEAAKPGNESKPYFLIIDEMNRANLAKVFGELYFLLEYRDDRIYLQYSPNEPFTLPDNLYIIGTMNTADRSIAMMDAAIRRRFAFIELHPQTEPVKGSLLRFLEARQLDTTPALLLDALNQAIDEWDRDLMIGPSYFMKKAAQTPAGLRRIWKYELMPLLEEHYHGQLNRAQLEERFGLDQLLGRLAAR, encoded by the coding sequence ATGACCCCCGCCCCAAAGCCTGCCATGTCCCGCGCCCTCGGAATCTCCAAAGAGATCGAGGACGCGGCGTGGTTCGTGCTCGGCGCCGGGCTGCAGGGCAAGCCGTCGGCGCTGGACGGCCGCACGCAGACGTGGACGGCGGAGGCCGCGGCGGAACTGCTGGAACGGCTTGAGCGGGGAGTCGCGGACGCCAAGGCGCCCATGATGACCAACCTGCGGCACAACCTGGCGGACGCGTCCCCTTCAGCGAAGCAGCTGGCCGTGGAACTCCTCTTCCTGCAGTCCCTGCCGCTGGCGCACGAGGTGAAGTCGCTCAAGGTCAAGCGGGCCCGCGTCGCCGAGGCGGCGTCCTGGCTGGAGCCGCCGCTGGAGCTCCCGGAGGAGCTCTATAAGGGCATGACCGACCATGGCGTCATCCGGGACCGGACTGCCGAATTCAACTGGACCATTTGGGACCACCTGAAATGGCTTTGCCGGTTCGTCCAGCACGTCGACCGGCAGTCCACGGCCGAAATCGGCAAGGCACTGAAGGATCCGCTGGCTTTCCACCTGCTCGCGGCGGGAACCCCCGATGACCAGCCCGCCATCCGCCGCAGCATCGAATACCTCGCGTGGCCCAGCTACTTCGAGCCGGTGGTGGCGGACATCGAACGCCAGGAGATCCGGGACGCCTTCGCCTCCCTGGTAGGCGGGGCGAAGGGAGACAGCGAGGAGGAAATCACCGCTGATATCCGCCGCATCCGCCTGCACCTCGATGAGCAGGCCGGCCAGCGCATCGACTGGTATGCCCGGCAGCTGGTGAGCCAGTGGCGGAAGGTCGGGGACCCGGGCCGCCGCGCCTGGCTGCTGCGCACCCACCACGACAACGCCGAGCTCCTGGCTACCTGGCAGGCAGAGGAGAAGGTGACGCTCGACGTCGAACACCTCCGCCTGCTCGACGCCGGCGTTACCGCCGGGCTGGTCCAGCACGCCGTCGATGAGGACTACAAGCACCTCGGCTACGTGGAGCGGGAGGACACCAAGACCGCCGTCTTCGCCTTCCTGACCGTCATGAAGCCGGGGGACCTCGCGCTGTACCAGAACGCCGGAGCCGTTCGGATCGGCGTCGTGCTTGGGGAGCCCGACCACAACGGGGACAGCCGGCGGATGCGCCGCAAGGTGCGCTGGTTCGACGAAGCCCATGCCATGACTGACCTGCCGCGGCACATCCAGCGCCAGCTGGCCACCCCGGGCATCGTCGTCGACGTCACCCGGGTGGTGCAGGCGCTGCAAGCGCTGCTGCCCGCCGAGGCGGAGACCGAACCCGACGCCGACACGTCGCCGGCCACCGTCGCCCTCCCCGTGCTGGGCGGCTTCCGCCCGGTGACGCGGGAGTTCGCGGACTCCCTCCACATGGAGGTGGAGCCGCTGCAGGAGATCGCCGACCTGCTCGAGGAGAACCGGCAGCTGGTGCTGTACGGCCCGCCGGGAACCGGCAAGACCTACCTCGCCAAGCACCTCGCGGCTGAACTTGCGCAGGACAGCACCGACGAGCGGGTGAAGCTCGTCCAGTTCCACCCGTCCTATGCCTACGAGGACTTCTTCGAGGGGTACCGGCCGGACAAGACGGACGAGGGGCAGGTCTCCTTCAAGCTCGTGGCCGGCCCGCTGCGCCGGCTGGCGGAGGAGGCGGCGAAACCGGGCAACGAGTCCAAGCCGTACTTCCTGATCATCGACGAGATGAACCGCGCCAACCTCGCCAAGGTGTTCGGTGAGCTGTATTTCCTGCTGGAATACCGCGATGACCGGATCTACCTTCAGTACAGCCCCAACGAGCCGTTCACGCTCCCGGACAACCTGTACATCATCGGCACCATGAACACCGCGGACCGCTCCATCGCTATGATGGACGCCGCCATCCGCCGCCGTTTCGCGTTCATCGAGCTGCACCCCCAGACCGAGCCGGTGAAGGGGTCGCTGCTGAGGTTCCTGGAGGCGCGGCAGCTGGACACCACGCCCGCGTTGCTGCTGGATGCGCTCAACCAGGCCATCGACGAGTGGGACCGCGACCTCATGATCGGGCCGTCCTACTTCATGAAGAAGGCCGCGCAGACCCCCGCCGGCCTGCGCCGGATCTGGAAGTACGAGCTCATGCCGCTCCTGGAAGAGCACTACCACGGGCAGCTGAACCGGGCCCAGCTGGAAGAGCGCTTCGGGTTGGACCAGCTGCTGGGACGCCTTGCGGCTCGCTAG
- a CDS encoding purine-cytosine permease family protein — MTNDLKDSELLDSPGGGAAVGGSGVGLDTKRPRAAGNPAAGNADALSATKESLEDYTLRFAPRSYRKWSAGVVATSALGGIAYLADFSIGANIGIAYGTVNAILGIVVAAVIIFATGFPLAYYAARYNIDLDLITRGSGFGYYGSVVTNVIFATFTFIFFALEGSIMAQGLELGLGIPQWLGYAASTIIIIPLVIYGMNTLAKLQVWTTPLWLLLMVVPVGYLLVTHPGSIDDFFAYTGNSGAAGTNLASVMLAAGVCLSLMAQIAEQIDYLRFMPPKTADNKGAWWRAVILAGPGWVLFGAIKQIVGMFIAVYLIAKLDPAASATANEPVHQFLGVYEEMMPAWLAMSLAVVLVVISQIKINVTNAYSGSLAWTNSFTRVTKTYPGRMVFVAVNLLIALILMEANMFDFLNTILGFYANCAMAWVVTVASDIAINKYLLKISPKTPEFRRGMLHAVNPVGFVSMLVSAGVSIAVFFGAFGSGIQPYSPIFAVGLALVLPPVLAVLTKGRYYLRRTDDGIELPMFDADGNPSDAKLLCHVTGIEFERPDMVRSAQDGPDGEPQYVSSLALSTDKTGELVLPAQLVLPAQPLRPGQPRG, encoded by the coding sequence ATGACTAATGACCTGAAGGACAGCGAACTGTTGGATAGCCCGGGCGGCGGTGCCGCCGTCGGAGGTTCCGGCGTCGGACTGGATACCAAGCGGCCACGGGCGGCCGGTAACCCGGCGGCCGGTAACGCAGACGCCTTGAGCGCCACGAAGGAAAGCCTGGAGGATTACACGCTCAGGTTCGCGCCGCGTTCCTACCGCAAGTGGAGCGCCGGCGTGGTGGCGACGAGTGCGCTGGGAGGCATTGCCTACCTGGCTGATTTCTCGATCGGGGCGAATATCGGGATTGCCTACGGCACGGTGAATGCGATCCTCGGAATTGTGGTGGCCGCCGTAATTATCTTCGCGACGGGTTTTCCCCTCGCCTATTACGCAGCCCGGTACAACATCGACTTGGACCTGATTACCCGCGGCTCCGGATTCGGCTATTACGGCTCCGTGGTGACAAACGTGATCTTTGCAACCTTCACGTTCATCTTTTTTGCGCTTGAGGGGTCGATCATGGCGCAGGGCCTCGAGCTGGGGCTGGGAATTCCGCAATGGCTGGGTTACGCCGCGTCCACGATCATCATCATTCCGCTGGTCATTTACGGGATGAACACGCTCGCTAAACTCCAGGTCTGGACTACGCCGCTGTGGCTGCTCCTCATGGTGGTTCCGGTCGGCTACCTGCTGGTGACCCACCCCGGCAGCATCGATGACTTCTTCGCCTACACCGGGAATTCCGGTGCGGCGGGCACCAATCTGGCCTCGGTCATGCTTGCCGCAGGCGTCTGCCTGTCGCTGATGGCACAGATTGCGGAGCAGATCGACTACCTGCGATTCATGCCGCCCAAGACCGCCGACAACAAGGGTGCATGGTGGCGCGCCGTGATTCTCGCCGGACCGGGCTGGGTTCTGTTCGGTGCCATCAAGCAGATCGTGGGAATGTTCATCGCCGTCTACCTGATCGCCAAGCTGGATCCGGCGGCCTCGGCCACTGCGAATGAGCCGGTGCACCAGTTCCTCGGCGTCTACGAGGAGATGATGCCGGCGTGGCTCGCGATGAGCCTGGCCGTGGTGCTGGTGGTCATTTCCCAGATCAAGATCAACGTCACCAACGCCTACTCCGGCTCGCTGGCGTGGACCAACAGCTTCACCCGCGTGACCAAGACCTACCCGGGGCGCATGGTGTTCGTGGCGGTGAACCTGCTGATTGCTTTGATCCTAATGGAAGCCAACATGTTCGACTTCCTCAACACGATTCTGGGCTTCTATGCCAACTGCGCCATGGCCTGGGTGGTCACGGTGGCCTCGGACATCGCCATCAACAAATACCTGCTGAAGATCTCACCCAAGACCCCCGAATTCCGGCGCGGCATGCTGCACGCCGTGAACCCGGTTGGGTTTGTGTCCATGCTGGTTTCCGCCGGGGTGTCAATCGCGGTGTTCTTTGGTGCCTTTGGTTCCGGAATCCAGCCGTACTCGCCGATTTTCGCAGTGGGCCTGGCGCTCGTCCTGCCGCCGGTTCTGGCGGTCCTGACCAAGGGCAGGTACTACCTGCGCCGCACGGATGACGGCATCGAGCTGCCGATGTTCGACGCCGACGGGAACCCCAGCGACGCAAAATTGCTCTGCCACGTGACCGGGATTGAGTTCGAACGCCCGGACATGGTGCGCTCTGCCCAGGACGGGCCCGACGGCGAACCCCAGTATGTCTCGTCGCTCGCGTTGTCGACGGATAAGACGGGGGAGCTGGTACTGCCGGCGCAGCTGGTCCTTCCGGCTCAGCCCCTCCGTCCGGGGCAGCCCAGGGGGTAG